One region of Exiguobacterium acetylicum genomic DNA includes:
- a CDS encoding cryptochrome/photolyase family protein codes for MNIICWVRSDFRLQDNHMLARAVELLNENPKATVEFVFWLNPDYIGEYEARQQYFFQALEIFSDACKEKEMPIRFIEGDEQAFLDATGDADVLLFNAEYVEPFKTRDEKIIKKRKDRQTERLLDRHLLHPHDIKKQDGKFYKVFTPYKNAFMKKDIPAPYEVKWQTLRDHYQKRQHDNSFINAYFKKAKSEAVFHPGEKQAKQRLKKFIEQSLEDYEENRDFPAVDGTSLLSRYLRTGEVGIRTVYAAVQETKESKGKQTFITELIWREFYYMILMHFPESKRQAVNTQYREIEWEEDEEGFKAWCEGKTGYPIVDAAMRQLNQTGWMHNRLRMIVASFLTKDLLVDWQKGERYFQQKLVDYEAASNIGGWQWAASVGTDAVPYFRVFNPTTQSKKFDKDGVFIRKYVTEIKDLSKQYIHEPTAEQRKDYGYPEPIVAHDEARKRAIARFK; via the coding sequence TTGAACATTATTTGTTGGGTACGAAGTGATTTTCGATTACAAGATAACCACATGTTGGCACGTGCTGTTGAATTACTAAATGAAAATCCGAAGGCGACGGTCGAGTTCGTCTTTTGGCTCAATCCGGATTACATCGGGGAATATGAAGCACGGCAACAATATTTCTTCCAAGCGCTCGAAATATTTTCTGATGCCTGCAAAGAGAAAGAGATGCCGATCCGTTTCATCGAAGGCGATGAACAGGCTTTCTTAGACGCAACTGGTGATGCGGACGTTTTATTATTTAATGCGGAATATGTCGAACCATTCAAGACGCGAGATGAAAAAATCATTAAAAAGCGTAAAGATCGTCAGACGGAGCGGCTACTAGACCGGCATCTTCTTCACCCGCATGACATTAAAAAGCAAGATGGAAAGTTCTATAAAGTATTCACGCCATATAAGAATGCATTCATGAAAAAAGACATTCCTGCACCATATGAAGTCAAGTGGCAAACGCTGCGGGATCATTATCAAAAGCGTCAGCACGATAATAGTTTCATCAACGCTTATTTTAAAAAGGCAAAGTCGGAAGCCGTCTTCCATCCTGGTGAAAAGCAGGCGAAACAACGCTTGAAGAAATTCATCGAACAATCGCTTGAAGATTACGAAGAGAATCGTGATTTTCCTGCTGTCGACGGTACGAGTTTACTTTCTCGCTATTTACGGACTGGAGAAGTCGGCATTCGGACCGTCTATGCGGCTGTTCAGGAGACAAAAGAATCAAAAGGGAAACAGACCTTCATCACCGAACTCATCTGGCGTGAATTCTATTACATGATTTTAATGCATTTCCCGGAATCAAAACGACAAGCCGTCAATACGCAATATCGGGAAATCGAATGGGAAGAAGATGAAGAGGGCTTCAAGGCGTGGTGTGAAGGCAAGACGGGCTATCCGATCGTTGATGCAGCGATGCGGCAATTGAATCAAACGGGGTGGATGCATAATCGTCTACGGATGATCGTCGCTTCTTTCCTGACAAAAGACTTGTTGGTCGATTGGCAGAAAGGCGAACGATATTTCCAGCAGAAACTCGTTGATTATGAAGCGGCATCAAACATCGGGGGTTGGCAATGGGCAGCATCAGTCGGAACGGATGCCGTCCCGTACTTCCGCGTCTTCAATCCGACGACTCAATCGAAGAAGTTCGATAAGGATGGAGTGTTCATTCGAAAGTACGTCACGGAAATCAAGGATTTATCAAAGCAGTATATTCATGAACCGACTGCTGAGCAACGCAAGGATTATGGCTATCCAGAACCAATCGTCGCACATGACGAAGCGCGAAAGCGTGCGATTGCTCGATTCAAATAA
- a CDS encoding COX15/CtaA family protein, whose protein sequence is MNRKLSMFSAFVTFTMMIVLLMGGTVTKTDSGDGCGTDWPLCHGELIPTNPSVETMIEYSHRAVTGVVGLLIIALCLWTLVAFKDRLDTKIFAFLAFIFMLIQSIVGAGAVVWQQSDLVMALHFGISLISFASLLILTLLIMERPGQEFRESVPAFLRKLLYGLLIYTLIVVYTGAYVRHVGATYACVGWPVCSQPSMTFEAWVQMIHRIMAGLLFLFTLFVHVVAIRLKHRTTTIGMAFATFFISCQVATGAWIVLGGHATYVPLLHAFLITCYFGVLSYLTYHAFRTRKANSRLQ, encoded by the coding sequence TTGAATCGAAAACTTTCGATGTTTTCAGCCTTCGTCACGTTTACGATGATGATCGTCTTACTGATGGGTGGGACAGTCACAAAAACGGATTCGGGAGATGGTTGTGGAACGGATTGGCCACTCTGTCACGGGGAACTCATTCCGACGAACCCAAGTGTTGAAACGATGATTGAATATAGTCACCGCGCTGTGACTGGAGTCGTTGGACTCTTAATCATTGCCTTATGTCTCTGGACGCTCGTTGCCTTCAAGGATCGATTAGATACGAAGATCTTTGCGTTTCTTGCTTTCATCTTCATGTTGATTCAATCGATCGTCGGTGCTGGAGCAGTCGTTTGGCAACAATCAGACCTCGTCATGGCGTTACATTTCGGAATCTCTTTGATTTCCTTTGCTTCGCTATTGATTTTGACATTGTTGATCATGGAGCGTCCGGGTCAGGAATTCAGGGAATCTGTCCCAGCATTCTTACGGAAGCTCTTGTACGGTCTACTCATCTATACGCTGATCGTCGTTTATACGGGTGCTTACGTACGCCACGTCGGCGCTACATATGCTTGCGTTGGTTGGCCAGTCTGTTCTCAACCTTCCATGACGTTCGAAGCGTGGGTGCAGATGATTCACCGGATCATGGCAGGATTATTGTTCCTGTTTACCTTATTCGTCCATGTCGTTGCGATTCGCTTAAAACATCGGACGACAACGATTGGTATGGCGTTCGCGACGTTCTTCATCTCGTGCCAAGTCGCCACTGGGGCTTGGATCGTTCTTGGTGGACATGCAACGTATGTGCCATTACTCCACGCCTTCTTGATCACATGTTACTTCGGAGTCTTATCTTACTTGACGTACCATGCATTTCGAACACGTAAGGCAAATAGTCGTCTTCAATAA
- the coxB gene encoding cytochrome c oxidase subunit II — protein sequence MVVKKSVKMLFRLLPIGLMALMLSGCGIPELSALQPRGEGAEMQLEIIKLSLWVMLFVLAIVAVIYIYVLMKFRRKSGDNTVPKQVEGNHTLEIIWTVIPILLLIVLAIPTIKTTVELADAKEAKKNEQINVTANLYWWEFEYPDKGVSTGQELVIPVGKRVAVNLTSKDVIHSFWVPALSGKTDTNPGLENEMWLQAKEAGTYYGKCAELCGPSHALMDFKVVALEQDDYDNWLKDMKAAKEAETKQLDKKNEKNWTTGEKVYAQNCLSCHGGGKVAPSLTNFGDRQRIAGYLDHDKENLEKWIRDPQKEKQGTKMPGFSEDKISDEELSELADYLLDKKLQ from the coding sequence ATGGTTGTGAAAAAATCAGTAAAAATGCTCTTCCGGCTTCTTCCAATCGGCTTGATGGCACTTATGTTATCAGGTTGTGGAATTCCGGAATTGTCTGCGCTACAGCCTCGCGGAGAAGGCGCTGAGATGCAACTTGAGATCATCAAGCTTAGCTTGTGGGTCATGTTGTTCGTCCTTGCGATCGTAGCCGTCATTTATATTTACGTACTTATGAAATTCCGTCGTAAATCAGGTGATAACACGGTTCCGAAGCAAGTCGAAGGGAACCATACGCTTGAAATCATCTGGACAGTCATTCCGATTCTTCTTTTGATCGTTCTTGCAATTCCGACGATTAAAACAACGGTTGAACTCGCAGATGCAAAAGAAGCGAAGAAAAACGAACAAATCAACGTTACAGCAAACCTCTACTGGTGGGAGTTCGAATACCCAGACAAAGGTGTTTCGACAGGACAAGAACTTGTCATCCCAGTCGGTAAACGTGTTGCTGTTAACTTGACGTCTAAAGACGTCATTCACTCATTCTGGGTACCAGCTCTTTCTGGTAAAACAGATACGAACCCAGGTCTTGAGAACGAAATGTGGTTACAAGCAAAAGAAGCAGGCACTTACTACGGTAAATGTGCCGAGTTGTGTGGTCCTTCTCACGCATTGATGGACTTCAAAGTCGTTGCACTTGAACAAGACGACTATGACAACTGGTTAAAAGATATGAAAGCTGCGAAAGAAGCAGAGACGAAGCAGCTTGATAAAAAGAATGAAAAGAACTGGACGACTGGCGAGAAAGTCTATGCCCAGAACTGTCTCAGCTGTCATGGTGGCGGGAAAGTCGCACCTAGCTTGACGAACTTCGGTGATCGTCAGCGTATCGCGGGTTACCTCGACCATGATAAAGAAAACCTCGAAAAATGGATTCGCGATCCACAAAAAGAGAAACAAGGTACGAAAATGCCTGGATTCTCTGAAGATAAGATCAGCGATGAAGAATTGAGCGAATTGGCAGATTATCTATTGGACAAAAAGCTCCAATAA
- the cyoE gene encoding heme o synthase translates to MAKVTGEALDMAIEQADQPTFKDYITLAKMGIVRANLITVFAGYVVAASYITDDVLLYLWQTKWMLLWTLLGSGLVIAGSCYLNNYIDRDIDYKMERTMGRPSVTGKMDGQRILALGLGILATGTVLLLIVNHVAAVFGLIGSFVYVVIYTMWLKRTHTINTVVGGISGAVPPIIGFAAVTPTLHIDAWILFLIMFVWQPPHFLALAMRRTEEYRAAGIPMLPVVNGFAITKRQIVWWIAVLIPSSLLLAHYGIIYMIVMALLGGYWLYMGLKGLKIQDEQAEIKWASKMFFFSLFYFTAWIVTVVLVSL, encoded by the coding sequence ATGGCGAAAGTTACTGGAGAGGCACTGGATATGGCGATCGAGCAAGCGGATCAGCCGACATTCAAGGACTATATCACCCTAGCAAAAATGGGGATCGTCCGTGCCAATCTGATTACGGTCTTCGCGGGGTATGTCGTAGCAGCATCATACATAACGGATGATGTCCTGTTGTACTTGTGGCAAACCAAGTGGATGTTACTGTGGACGCTTCTCGGGAGTGGATTGGTCATTGCCGGAAGTTGCTACCTCAATAACTACATTGACCGGGACATCGATTATAAGATGGAACGGACGATGGGAAGACCAAGCGTTACTGGGAAGATGGATGGACAACGGATACTCGCATTAGGACTCGGTATTCTTGCGACCGGTACGGTATTGTTGTTGATCGTCAACCATGTGGCGGCAGTGTTCGGATTGATCGGATCATTCGTTTACGTCGTGATTTATACGATGTGGTTAAAGCGGACGCACACGATCAATACAGTCGTAGGTGGTATATCAGGAGCTGTGCCACCAATCATTGGATTTGCGGCAGTCACTCCGACGCTTCACATTGATGCCTGGATTTTATTCCTCATCATGTTCGTGTGGCAACCACCACATTTCCTTGCACTCGCGATGCGACGGACAGAGGAGTATCGGGCAGCAGGTATCCCGATGTTACCTGTCGTAAACGGATTCGCGATCACGAAACGACAAATTGTATGGTGGATTGCAGTACTTATTCCATCATCACTCCTCTTAGCACACTATGGCATCATCTACATGATCGTCATGGCATTGCTCGGTGGATATTGGCTCTATATGGGACTGAAAGGTCTGAAGATCCAAGATGAACAAGCCGAAATCAAATGGGCGTCGAAGATGTTCTTCTTCTCACTGTTTTATTTTACGGCTTGGATCGTGACGGTCGTACTCGTTTCTCTCTAA
- a CDS encoding cytochrome C oxidase subunit IV family protein yields MEKHEPQLTRNQIELEMKAERSRETQLQLISFALMIVLTLIAFGAVMAELMPHWAAGGFLIIMAIVQVYLQLYMFMHMNNKGNTWIKVMMGLGVFVALTIVATLRLLIW; encoded by the coding sequence ATGGAAAAACACGAACCACAACTTACGCGTAATCAAATCGAACTCGAGATGAAAGCGGAACGTAGTCGCGAGACACAACTGCAACTCATCAGTTTCGCGCTCATGATCGTCTTGACGCTCATCGCGTTCGGTGCTGTCATGGCCGAGCTCATGCCGCACTGGGCAGCTGGTGGTTTCTTGATCATCATGGCGATCGTTCAAGTTTATCTTCAACTTTATATGTTCATGCACATGAACAATAAAGGAAACACATGGATCAAAGTCATGATGGGTCTCGGTGTATTCGTCGCCTTGACGATCGTCGCGACACTTCGTCTATTGATCTGGTAA
- the ctaG gene encoding cytochrome c oxidase assembly factor CtaG gives MLGNLRGALSQFEWTVLWSPYYALILVGLYILYAVVTEKLRRPDEPETTLGQKFSMLAALIVFYIGFGSPLDLLAHITFSAHMLQMVFVYMVAPPLLLIAIPEWLYKRLFDTPYLGRILRFFIKPLIALVVFNALFTFYHMPFIFDYVLTNYTVHRLFHGTLIFLSMTMWYPIIAPVNEADSLSDLKKMVYIVANGVLLTPACAFMIFSQSFQYQAYQDPATFAKVLAYCMPNNDLSGLNLERLLGTTDDLLEDQRFGGVLMKLGQELVYGLFFGLTFFTWVRRSKSTAVDEGMSFTPKAD, from the coding sequence ATGTTAGGCAATTTAAGGGGAGCACTTTCGCAATTCGAATGGACTGTCTTATGGAGTCCGTATTATGCGTTGATACTCGTTGGATTGTATATCCTATATGCTGTCGTGACAGAAAAGTTGCGTCGTCCGGATGAGCCGGAAACAACGCTTGGGCAAAAATTCTCGATGCTCGCGGCATTGATCGTTTTTTACATCGGTTTTGGAAGTCCATTAGACCTGCTAGCACATATCACGTTCTCAGCACACATGCTGCAGATGGTATTCGTCTATATGGTCGCACCGCCGCTCTTGTTGATTGCGATACCAGAGTGGCTTTATAAGCGCTTGTTCGATACACCGTATCTTGGGAGGATTCTTCGCTTCTTCATCAAGCCGCTGATTGCACTTGTCGTCTTTAATGCCTTGTTTACGTTCTACCACATGCCATTTATTTTTGATTATGTCTTGACGAACTATACCGTTCACCGTTTGTTCCACGGAACATTGATTTTCTTGAGTATGACGATGTGGTATCCAATCATTGCACCGGTCAATGAGGCGGACAGTCTTTCTGACCTGAAGAAGATGGTCTATATCGTGGCAAATGGTGTGTTGTTGACACCAGCCTGTGCCTTCATGATCTTCAGTCAAAGTTTTCAGTATCAAGCGTATCAGGATCCGGCGACGTTCGCGAAAGTACTCGCTTACTGTATGCCGAACAATGATTTAAGCGGATTGAACCTGGAACGATTGCTCGGAACGACAGATGACTTATTAGAGGACCAACGCTTTGGTGGTGTCCTCATGAAGCTCGGTCAAGAACTCGTGTATGGTCTATTCTTCGGACTGACCTTCTTTACATGGGTGCGCCGTTCAAAAAGTACTGCCGTGGATGAAGGCATGTCCTTCACACCAAAAGCGGATTAA
- the ctaD gene encoding cytochrome c oxidase subunit I produces the protein MGMPQKKSGIMDWLTTVDHKKIGILYIMSGLFFLLVGGVEALMIRFQLIKPMNDFVSGELFNQLITMHGTTMIFLAAMPMLIGYMNAAVPLQIGARDVAFPFLNALGFWLFFFGGVLLNLSWFFGAAPNAGWTAYAPLSTVPESLGVDFYALGLQISGFGTLMGGINFLVTILNMRAPGMKLMRMPLFTWTAFVASALIVFAFPPLTVGLFLLTFERLFGAHFFDPAAGGNIVIWEHLFWIFGHPEVYILILPAFGIFSEIIPTFARKRLFGYTTMVFATMLIGFLGFMVWVHHMFTVGLGPVANAIFAVATMAIAVPTGVKIFNWLFTLWGGKLTFPVAMLYSVAFIPSFLVGGMTGVMLSVAPADYQYHDSYFVVAHFHYVIVGGVVFGLFAGLYYWFPLMFGKQLNEFWGKIQFWLFFIGFHLTFFPQHILGLTGMPRRVFTYLPNQGWETMNLLSSIGAAFMGVSTIVLVISIAAALMSKEYVKRDVWGDGRTLEWTLPVPTPEYNFAQIPLVKGLDTYWLEKMAGNKTVSVSEEVGDIHMPNNTILPFVMSVGLFLAGLGFILRLDYGTVGLVVALIGLAMTLIAMFFRSWIDDEGYYIPKSVVEEDLRLEAEKEAK, from the coding sequence ATGGGTATGCCGCAGAAAAAAAGCGGCATCATGGACTGGCTAACGACAGTCGACCATAAGAAAATCGGGATTCTCTACATCATGTCTGGATTGTTCTTCCTTCTAGTCGGTGGCGTAGAAGCCCTAATGATTCGTTTTCAATTGATTAAACCGATGAACGATTTCGTCAGCGGTGAACTCTTTAACCAATTGATCACGATGCACGGTACGACGATGATCTTCTTGGCAGCGATGCCGATGTTGATCGGATACATGAACGCAGCAGTACCGCTTCAAATCGGGGCACGTGACGTTGCGTTCCCATTCTTGAATGCACTTGGTTTCTGGTTGTTCTTCTTCGGTGGAGTCTTGTTGAACCTTTCTTGGTTCTTCGGCGCAGCACCGAACGCAGGGTGGACTGCATACGCACCACTCTCGACGGTACCTGAGTCTCTCGGTGTAGACTTCTACGCGTTAGGTCTTCAGATTTCTGGTTTCGGTACACTTATGGGGGGGATTAACTTCCTCGTTACGATTTTGAACATGCGTGCACCAGGTATGAAACTAATGCGGATGCCGCTCTTCACATGGACAGCATTCGTTGCTTCTGCCTTGATCGTTTTCGCATTCCCACCACTTACGGTTGGATTGTTCCTCTTGACGTTCGAGCGACTCTTCGGAGCGCACTTCTTCGACCCGGCAGCGGGCGGGAATATCGTCATCTGGGAACACCTCTTCTGGATCTTCGGTCACCCGGAAGTTTATATCTTGATTTTACCGGCATTCGGTATTTTCTCTGAAATCATTCCTACATTTGCTCGTAAGCGTCTCTTCGGTTACACGACGATGGTCTTTGCGACGATGTTGATCGGTTTCCTCGGATTCATGGTGTGGGTCCACCACATGTTCACAGTTGGTCTCGGTCCGGTCGCAAACGCGATCTTCGCCGTAGCAACGATGGCGATTGCTGTACCGACAGGGGTCAAGATCTTCAACTGGCTCTTTACGCTATGGGGCGGTAAGCTGACGTTCCCAGTCGCAATGCTTTACTCGGTCGCGTTCATTCCATCATTCCTTGTTGGTGGTATGACAGGGGTCATGCTTTCTGTTGCACCTGCCGATTACCAGTACCATGACAGTTACTTCGTAGTAGCTCACTTCCACTACGTTATCGTTGGTGGGGTTGTCTTCGGTCTCTTCGCAGGTCTTTACTACTGGTTCCCACTCATGTTCGGGAAACAGCTCAACGAATTCTGGGGAAAAATTCAATTCTGGTTGTTCTTCATCGGCTTCCACTTGACGTTCTTCCCGCAACATATTCTTGGTCTTACAGGTATGCCACGTCGTGTCTTCACGTACTTGCCAAACCAAGGCTGGGAAACAATGAACTTACTTTCATCAATCGGTGCAGCCTTCATGGGTGTGTCGACGATCGTTCTCGTCATCTCGATTGCAGCAGCATTGATGTCAAAAGAATATGTAAAACGCGACGTCTGGGGCGATGGACGTACACTTGAGTGGACACTTCCAGTTCCAACTCCAGAGTATAACTTCGCTCAAATCCCACTCGTCAAAGGTTTGGATACGTATTGGCTCGAAAAAATGGCAGGAAACAAAACAGTTTCTGTATCGGAAGAAGTCGGCGATATCCACATGCCGAACAACACGATCTTGCCATTCGTCATGTCAGTCGGTCTATTCCTCGCAGGTCTCGGATTCATTCTTCGCCTAGACTATGGAACTGTTGGTCTTGTCGTTGCCTTGATTGGTCTTGCGATGACATTGATCGCGATGTTCTTCCGTTCTTGGATCGATGATGAAGGCTACTACATCCCGAAATCAGTCGTCGAAGAAGATCTACGCCTTGAAGCAGAAAAGGAGGCGAAGTAA
- a CDS encoding cytochrome c oxidase subunit 3, translating into MGHHSVPNNPITGIPDHVEKATLEGKNKYVAFWFFLGGETTLFASLFGTYIGLHNSGAKEGLRSYDIFEMGLVFIMTMLLLTSSLTSVLAMMAMKRNDVKKMKLWLIITLLLGLGFLSGEIYEFNHYYHIGHTFTSSAFGSAFYTLVGFHGAHVLFGLLWISTLLIRNWNRGITVVNAPKYYVSSLYWHFIDVVWVFIFSVVYLMGMVK; encoded by the coding sequence ATGGGTCATCATTCAGTACCGAATAACCCGATCACGGGTATTCCGGATCATGTTGAAAAAGCAACACTTGAGGGTAAGAATAAATATGTAGCCTTCTGGTTCTTCCTTGGAGGAGAGACGACTTTGTTCGCCTCTCTCTTCGGGACATACATCGGTCTCCATAACTCCGGTGCAAAAGAAGGTCTACGCAGTTATGACATCTTCGAAATGGGTCTCGTCTTCATCATGACAATGCTTCTCTTGACGAGTTCATTGACAAGCGTTCTTGCCATGATGGCAATGAAACGTAATGATGTGAAAAAGATGAAACTTTGGCTCATCATCACATTGCTTCTTGGTCTTGGATTCTTAAGTGGTGAGATTTATGAGTTCAATCACTACTACCACATTGGTCACACGTTCACATCGAGTGCATTTGGTTCTGCCTTCTATACACTCGTCGGATTCCACGGTGCGCACGTCTTGTTCGGTCTTCTCTGGATCTCGACATTGCTCATCCGGAACTGGAACCGTGGCATCACGGTCGTGAACGCGCCGAAGTACTATGTTTCAAGTCTTTACTGGCACTTCATTGACGTCGTCTGGGTCTTTATCTTCTCAGTCGTCTACCTCATGGGGATGGTGAAATAA